The genomic region TTTGCTGCACCCACTCAAAAAAAGCATCGGTGCCGCCCATGGGTCGGGCCGGCGAGTCGGGCTTCACAGTGATGGGGCCACCGTTGGGATTGGGGGTAGGAGCCGCGGCCCCCGTGGCATCCGTCGGAATCTGGAACATAACGGGTACCGTGACACGCTGGCGCACTTTCTGGCCTTTGTGCTCGGCGGGTGTCCAGCGCGGGGCGGCGGCAATCAGCCGCATGGCTTCGGCATCTAGGGCCGGGTCTACGGGCTTCTCTACCTTCACCTGCGAGATGCTGCCCGTTTTTTCTATCACAAACGACACCGGCACCGTGCCTTGCTTGCCCGCCTGCAACGCCTGAGTAGGGTATTGCTGATGCTCAGCCAGGTACTGCGCGTAAGCCTCCACGCCCCCGGCCGGAATGGCGGGCTTCTCTACTTCATCGTAGATTTCCTGCGGGTCAGCTTTCGGGTATTTCAGCTTTTGCTGGGCTTGGGTGGTGAGGCTGGCGGCGCTAAGGGCTACTATAAAAGCGAAGCGGGGTAGGAGGCGAGGCATGGGACAAGCAATGAGAAACCAGGTAGGGCGGGCAACAACCGCACCAGCCATCCGGCACGGCGCACCCCGTATCTTTGAACAAAACCTGCTCCCATTACCGTGCCCGAAACCAGCTTCCGCCCGCTTACTGTTGCCCCTGTTGATGTTTTCACCGAGAACGTAACCACGCACGCCGCCCGCGAGGCCTACTTCGCCGGCCGCCACCGAGTAGTGGCCTGGGTGCGGGTGGCGGCCTTTGCAGCCGCTGGGGTAGGGGCCTACTACTTCCTGTCGGAAGGTAAATTGGTACCGGCGCTAGCGGTACTTTTTGCGCTGTATCTGGTGTTTCTGGCCCTAGTACGCTGGCACGACACAGTAGGCTACCAGCGTGAGCAGCACCGCCTGTTGGCCCAGCTCAACCGTAATGAGCTGGCCCGCCTGGACGGCAAGCTCGATAAATTCGACGCGGGCCTGCGCTACCTCGACGCCGTCCATCCCTACGCCGCCGACCTTGATGTGTTTGGCGCGCATTCGCTCTACCAGCTGCTCAACCGCGCCACCTCCCGCCTGGGCCACGACTGGCTGGCCGGCTGGCTGCTCGCGCCCGCGCCGGCTGCCGAGGTGGTAGGCCGGCAGCAAGCCGTGGCCGAGCTGGCACCCGATGTGGCCTGGCAGCAGGAGTGGCAGGCGCGGGCGCGGCACTTCCCTCAGCAAGAAACGGATCCGCGCACCTTCACAGCCTGGCTCCGGCAGCCCGATTTCTTCGCTGGCCGGGCCTGGCTGAAACCCCTGTTGGTGCTGCTGCCTGCGCTGGCCGTGGGTAGCATAGTGGGCTGGCTGCTGGACTACTGGCCAATCTGGCCGCCGGTAGCTGTTGTTGGTCTGATTGGCTTATTGAACGCCCAGTTCCGCGCCGCTCGCGACGAGTATTATCAGCACAGTGCCACCGTGCGCGACGCCTTGCGCGCCACCCGCGACCAGTTGCCGTTGTTTGAGCAACGCACCTGGCAGGCGCCTCGGCTGCGGGCACTGCACGCTACCCTGCACGCAGGCGGCACCGCCGCATCCCAGCAGATTGGCCAGCTGGCGCGCATTGCCGGGCTATTCTCAGCCCGGCAAACCCCCTTCGGTAATTTGTTTATGAATAGTCTGTTTGCCTGGGACTTACAGTGCATGTGGCGTCTGGAAAACTGGAAAGCCCAGGCCGCTACCAACCTCGATGCTGTGCTAGAAGCCAGCGCCGAACTGGAGGCACTGGTGAGCTTGGCCGGTTTCGCTTTTGCCAACCCTACCTACGTGGTGCCCGAACTGAGCCCGGCCGAGCTGGAATGCACGGCCACGCAGTTGGGCCACCCGCTCATCTTCGCCCGCCAGCGCATCACCAACAATTTCAGCATGATGGGAGTAGGGCACACCGCCGTGATTACCGGTTCCAATATGTCGGGCAAAAGCACGTTTCTGCGCACCGTTGGGCTCAACATGGTGCTGGCGCAGGCCGGAGCCGTGGTATGCGCTGCCGGCATGCGCCTGAGTTCAGCGCAGGTGTATACGGCCATGCGCACCCAGGACAATCTGGCTGAAAGCACCTCGTCGTTCTACGCCGAGCTGAAGCGCCTGCGCCTGCTACTGGAGCTGACCAGCACCGGACAACCCGTGTTCTACCTACTCGATGAGATTCTGCGTGGCACCAACTCGCTGGACCGGCACCGGGGGGCGCACGCCCTCATTCATCAACTGCACCAGCGCCGGGCTAGCGGCCTCATTAGCACCCACGATCTGGAGCTGGCCGCCCTTGCCGATGAGCTGCCTGGCGCTGTGCAGAACTTCAGCTTCAATAGCACGATCGAAGGCGACGAAATTCGCTTCGACTATCAGCTGACGCCAGGTGTGTGCCGGGCCTTCAACGCCAGCAAGCTCATGCAACTCATGGGCATAGCCGTTGGGGATGAGAAATAGAAGACGAAAGCGTCTTAATCTATGCAGTAGGGTAGTGTAGTTTGCTTGTATCTACGCAACTTTCGGCAACAATACCGGTAGAAGACCAGTGCGTGGGCGCACCGGTGTGTAGCCTGTATAAACCACTGCACTACGCTGGAAAGACGTCTGCTGTCTATCTTGCTTTCCCGCGGCCCTATCCTCTCCTATGTATATTCGCGAAAACCTACGCTGGCGCGTCATCTGGAAATACGCCTGGCCGAGCCTGCTGTTCTTTACCATCTACGACACAGCTATCTGCTACCTGTACGGGCCACTAGGGTTCCGCTCGCTGGATATTCCGTGGCAGCCGGTGGGTACGCTGGGGGTAGCAGTGGCGTTCTACGTGGGCTTCAAGAACAACGGCTCCTACGACCGTTTCTGGGAGGGGCGCAAGATGTGGGGCGGCATTGTGAACTACAGCCGTACCTGGGCCATTGAGGCGCTGGAGTTTGTGACATCGGTGGTCGATGCACCCGATGTGCAGGCGCCGCCCGCCTCGGGTCAGGAACTAACCGAGCGGCACCGCCGCCTGGT from Hymenobacter aerilatus harbors:
- a CDS encoding energy transducer TonB — encoded protein: MPRLLPRFAFIVALSAASLTTQAQQKLKYPKADPQEIYDEVEKPAIPAGGVEAYAQYLAEHQQYPTQALQAGKQGTVPVSFVIEKTGSISQVKVEKPVDPALDAEAMRLIAAAPRWTPAEHKGQKVRQRVTVPVMFQIPTDATGAAAPTPNPNGGPITVKPDSPARPMGGTDAFFEWVQQNQRYPALARQRKIQGRVMVEFLIQPDGSLTDVKVAKRLGSGLDEEAIRLIKVAPKWEPARFQGKPMRQKMVLPIVFQL
- a CDS encoding MutS-related protein, whose protein sequence is MPETSFRPLTVAPVDVFTENVTTHAAREAYFAGRHRVVAWVRVAAFAAAGVGAYYFLSEGKLVPALAVLFALYLVFLALVRWHDTVGYQREQHRLLAQLNRNELARLDGKLDKFDAGLRYLDAVHPYAADLDVFGAHSLYQLLNRATSRLGHDWLAGWLLAPAPAAEVVGRQQAVAELAPDVAWQQEWQARARHFPQQETDPRTFTAWLRQPDFFAGRAWLKPLLVLLPALAVGSIVGWLLDYWPIWPPVAVVGLIGLLNAQFRAARDEYYQHSATVRDALRATRDQLPLFEQRTWQAPRLRALHATLHAGGTAASQQIGQLARIAGLFSARQTPFGNLFMNSLFAWDLQCMWRLENWKAQAATNLDAVLEASAELEALVSLAGFAFANPTYVVPELSPAELECTATQLGHPLIFARQRITNNFSMMGVGHTAVITGSNMSGKSTFLRTVGLNMVLAQAGAVVCAAGMRLSSAQVYTAMRTQDNLAESTSSFYAELKRLRLLLELTSTGQPVFYLLDEILRGTNSLDRHRGAHALIHQLHQRRASGLISTHDLELAALADELPGAVQNFSFNSTIEGDEIRFDYQLTPGVCRAFNASKLMQLMGIAVGDEK